The following nucleotide sequence is from Capra hircus breed San Clemente chromosome 16, ASM170441v1, whole genome shotgun sequence.
GGAACGACAGCCTGTGAACGTGACCCTCCAGCTGACCGTTGGCCCCTGTAGCCGTTCTTCCAAATCCTGAAAAGCGTTTCCTCACTCTCGAGCAGGAGCCTGGACTCTGGGTCGCCGAGGACGCCTCCTCCGGGCCCGCCTCCTCCGACTCTCTGCGTGTCCTCGTGCAGCTGCTGCAGTGCCCGGACGTGGCGGCCGCTGCCAACGAGGAGATGGTCAGGACCCTGGCCAACTGGTTCCAGCGCGAGGAGCCGGCTGTCGTGAAGCTGCTGCTGCGGGCGGTGGAGGTCCTCTCGAGGCACGAGAACACGGTGAGCTGGCTGCACCACCGGCTCCCGGACCTGCAGGCCTAGAGGGCCCGGGGTGGACCGGGCGGACCCCTCTCGCAGAGCCAGACCGAGACAGTCCCCGCGAAGTCAGCCCACTGAGGACGGggctggggaagagcccctgctgCTCACACTGCCCCGGGAAAGAAGGGGAGGCTTCCCACAAGGGCCCCGGGGTGCTGGGGCGCCAACCCGCCGGGTCTCCTGGAGCCGGGCGTCCTCACCAAGGAGGAGGCATAGGGGagggtgctgggggctgggggtgaggggtgtctcctccctccccatgtgCGACACCCAGGGGGAGGCCTCCCCTCTGCTGGCATGTCCCCACCGACACCCCCTTTGCTGGCACCCCTCTTTTCCTGCACCCCTCTTTGCCAGCACCCCCTCTCTGCCGGCAAAGCCCCTGCCAGCACCTGGGTCCAGGGACAGGAGGGGTGTGCCCCCGTCAgcctgtgtgtggtgggggtgggggcagctccCCGGCGGGTGGCACTGTCCCGGCGCCCATCCACAGGGGAAGCAGCTCCGCGCCCTGCAGCCCTACGTGCTCAGCTGCTGCTACTCTGCGGACGGCAGTGTCGTGGCCAAGACCTTCCAGGTGCTCAGGGACCTGGTGGACCAGCTGCCCTGGCAGCACTCGGCCGCCTTCCTCATCCAGCTCGCGTTCACCCTCCCacccttcctggaggaggtgtgtCCCCTGAGGCCTGTCTCCCTCCTGGGGCGTCGGCTGTCCAGTAATGGGGTGGCCAGAACTGTCTCCAAGGCCCTCTGGCCAGACGGCGATGCCTGTGGCCCCCGGCCTGGGGATGGTCCAGAGGGCAGGGGGCAGTCGCAGTGGGGCTGTGATGCCGGGGGCTCGGGGCTGCTGTCTGGAAGGCGGGGCTCCGCATGTGTGTTCTCCCCCAGGAGTCCGAGCATCTGCGCCTGACAGCCTTTGAGATCTACGGGGCACTCCTGGCCAAGGTCAGCAGGAGGGTCTTTGTCTTCCCCTTGAGGCACCAGGTCCTCAACCTGCTCATCCTCCTAGTACTCCACCTGGAGGATGCCAACAGCAGAATCGCTCAGGTGAGAGGCCCCAGGGCGGAGGGGCGGGTGATGCGAGCAGGATGTTAGTGAGCACTTGGCGAGGGGCCGAAGAGGCTGACTGGAAACGGGGTCCTGGGACGGAGAGGCACCCACTGAGGGCAGAGAGGGCTGGCCCAGGTTCTGGAGTGGGCGGGCTGGGCTCTGAGCCTAGCTGCTGAGAAGCGTGGTGGGCGGCCTGctcacaccaggctccttcgccCAGTGAGGCGCTCACGGGCACAGGTCAGGACACCCTGGACCAGCTGGGGAGCTGGGACGTCCCCTTTGTGGGTGGGTCTGTCCCAGTCAGCTGGGCAGCCACCTTTCTGGCAGAGCCAACCTTGATGAGAGGAGTGACCCCCAGCCAGAGGATCTGGATTTCCAGGAAATCTCCGAGAGGCTGTTTTGGGGGCTTGGGGGCTGTGGGCTGGCGGAGTAGGTGAGGAGGTGGGTCTCGCTGCGGTAACATAGCAACTGGGAAAATCACCACCACGATTTTTCAGCTTCCTGTCAGTGGGAGGAAGGGTACAGGAACAGCCAAAGGACGGCCCGGCCTTCCTCCCAGGGGTCGCCCGGGTCCATTGAGTCCCGTCCCCGCAGGGCTGCTCTCACTGTCGCCTGTCTCCGCCCCCATGCCCTCGGGGTCTCGGCCCGGCCTGCACCCTGACTCctccagctgggcttccctgtctctccaGATCTCCCGGCCCACCCTCTGCCACCTGGCCACCTTGCTGGGCTGGTCAAAGCTCAGGGCGACTTTCGCTGAGAAAGACGTGTGGACCATCCTCAGTGCCCTGGTGGGTCGCGGCTTGTGCGCCGCATGCTCTTGTGGGGGTGGCTGGGGCACCCAGCTGTCGGGTTTCTCTCCCCGCGGCCACAGCGGTACAATAGCGAGCCCAGGGAAAGTGGGACCCAGAGCCTGGGCAGTCTGCGGGGGCCTTTGTGGAGCAGGAGCTGCGGGCGGGGTGCGGACGtgcggacttccctgggggctgactttgcgggccggggcggggcgtgggccgagggcggggccgggcggggccaggtggggcgtggggcggggccggggcgtgGCATGGGCCGGGTGGGCGGAGGTAGGCGGGGCGTGGCGTGGACCGGGGGTGGTGCCGGAGAGGCGGGgctgggcaggtgcatggggcggggcagggcggggcagggcgggggagtcagcgggggccgggggcggggcgtcggcggggcggggggcgtggCGTCGGCCGGGCGGGGGGGCGTGGCGTGGCGTGGCGTGGCCGGGCTGGGGCGTGGCCGGGGcggggcgtggggcggggcgtggggcggggcgtggggcggggcgtggggcggggcgtGGGGCGGGCCGGGTTGGGGCGGCAGGAGCAGTGGCGCCTCTCCCGCAGCTGCAGCAGGAGGCGGGCCGAGCCCTCTGGTTCCTGAAGCAGAGCGTACTGCTCTTCAGGAGCCCGCAGGTCCCCATCCGCCGGACCGCCGTGTGGTTCGCAGGTACGGCGGGCCTCCCCTCTGCCCAGGACGCCGTGTCCCCATGCTGGGGCCCTTCACACAGCCCAGGGAGCCGGGACAGCGGGCAGACAGCCTGGGGTAGTGACCGAGCAGGGCAGAGCGCTGTTTGCACCTgcctcccgccccaccccgctGGGAGGCCCTGCCTGAGCTGGGCGGCCTTCCCCCGCAAAACAAACCGCATCCTGGGAGGGCAGCTCAGAGACTGGAGTGGCCGGCTCCATCAACGCCCCCAAGGAAAGCACTGTCCAGCACAGGTGATGCCCCATTTGTTCGAGGCCCTTCAGAGAAGCTGGGAAGTCATCCTGGTTTCAAGAAGAAAGTCAGGACCCCAGGCCAGGTGTGGGAGGGACAGACAGACTGAGAGAGGGCATGGGGAGTGTTTGGGGAAGAGGCACAGAGCAGGTGCAGCGGGGTCCCCTGGTCCTCCGTGGGCCCGTGAGGCGCTCCGTGGGCCAGTGAGGCGCTCCATGCCCCCCGCAGGCCAGATCCTCCAGACCCTGGGCGCTGAGGAGGCCAGGGAGATGGACGAGGTCCACGCAGGTCAGTGCAAGCCCGTGCCTGCTGCCTGTGCCTCAGATGTGGTTGCGGGGGCTCAGAAATGAGGGCAAGTGGGCTCACAGCAGTCACCATCGGCGGGCGGTGACGGGGAGGCTTGTCATTTAGGGTCACGTGGGGGCTCCTGGCACCTTCTTTCTGACTGGGCGGCTGCCCCATATCCCCCACCTtccacctccccttccctctcccaagCCCGCAGCCCTGCCTGGCGGGCTTCCATGGTGCCTGGAGTAGGGCGGAGCCAGGCCGGGGGAAGTGGGCAGGAATCCCCGGGGTTGGTCTTGGACTGGATGAGCCCCAGCCTCGCCTCTCAGAGCCCCGCAGTGTGCGGTCCCAGGCCCGGAACTACTCTGGCTCCCCATTCACAAGCTGCTGGCCCCTGGCCCACTGCCCTCCCCTTCCTGCACAGCATCCACCTGCCCCCTGAGCCCCGCACCCCCAGGTCCTCTGGCTCAGCCTGTGTGTCTGTCACAGCCCTGAGGCACATGCGGGCAGACCCAGACCCCACAGTCAGCTGCCTCGCCACGCAGACCTCCTACATCCTGGAGGCCAAGGAAAAGACATGGGTCGCCAGCTCCACCTCCTGCTTCTGCCCCAGGAGGTTGCGGAAGGCCTGCTTCTGAGCCCACGGCTCGTCAGATGAGCTTGCGGCGGCAGAGACCATGGCCTGGCTTCTGAACCGTGCTGTAGATGTGGGGCGTCCCTGCAGAGCTTCTGTAATAAAAGGAGAAAGCGGAGACTTCCAGCTGGGGCGTTGCTTTGTCTTCCCTGAAGCCCACTCCCACCCACTCCCCCTCCTCCGGGTCTAGGTggctttccctgccctgccctcactgcccagggcctggctgCCAGGGCGAGAGGGCTGTTTGAGCATCAGCTTGAACTGCTGATGGGAAAGCTGGAGGAAAGCGATGATGAGATTCAGGGGGTGTGGGCAGGGCTCCTGGCTGTAGGCGACGGCGGCCTCCCTCGTTGATTTAAGCGGGAGGACAGCTTATGGGAGGGTGTGAGTCAGCTCCTGAAACATCTTGGGAGGTCAGAGAGCTGGACACTGTGCTCCGGACCCAGGGCGACTCCACAGAATCCCACCCCGCTGTCCTTGACCCAGCCAGACCGGCCTGGTGACAGCACTCAGGCCTGGATCCTGAAAGCCTGTTCCTCCTGCCACCCGAGAGGTCAGCCGGGTGAGCTCCCGCCATATCCCGCTGCTCCTGCTGGAACCGGCCCTGCCTGGGACCATTCC
It contains:
- the LOC102173406 gene encoding maestro heat-like repeat family member 5 isoform X1; translation: MCDTQGEASPLLACPHRHPLCWHPSFPAPLFASTPSLPAKPLPAPGSRDRRGVPPSACVWWGWGQLPGGWHCPGAHPQGKQLRALQPYVLSCCYSADGSVVAKTFQVLRDLVDQLPWQHSAAFLIQLAFTLPPFLEEESEHLRLTAFEIYGALLAKVSRRVFVFPLRHQVLNLLILLVLHLEDANSRIAQISRPTLCHLATLLGWSKLRATFAEKDVWTILSALLQQEAGRALWFLKQSVLLFRSPQVPIRRTAVWFAGQILQTLGAEEAREMDEVHAALRHMRADPDPTVSCLATQTSYILEAKEKTWVASSTSCFCPRRLRKACF
- the LOC102173406 gene encoding maestro heat-like repeat family member 5 isoform X2, encoding MCDTQGEASPLLACPHRHPLCWHPSFPAPLFASTPSLPAKPLPAPGSRDRRGVPPSACVWWGWGQLPGGWHCPGAHPQGKQLRALQPYVLSCCYSADGSVVAKTFQVLRDLVDQLPWQHSAAFLIQLAFTLPPFLEEESEHLRLTAFEIYGALLAKVSRRVFVFPLRHQVLNLLILLVLHLEDANSRIAQISRPTLCHLATLLGWSKLRATFAEKDVWTILSALLQQEAGRALWFLKQSVLLFRSPQVPIRRTAVWFAGQILQTLGAEEAREMDEVHAGGCGRPASEPTARQMSLRRQRPWPGF